A window of the Hordeum vulgare subsp. vulgare chromosome 5H, MorexV3_pseudomolecules_assembly, whole genome shotgun sequence genome harbors these coding sequences:
- the LOC123395491 gene encoding lysine histidine transporter-like 8 has protein sequence MAAMAEGAGEPELVSIPVTPRGLSTPEGVSTPPVRRGGAATSGAGTPVRRVVEGLRGYLEEVGHLTRLNPQDAWLPITESRSGNASYAAFHSLNAGLGFQALLLPLAFPALGWSWGIISLTVAYFWQLYTLSILVKLHEAVPGRRYNRYVELAQAAFGEKLGVWLALFPTIYLSAGTATALILVGGETMKLFYQIVCGPLCTPSPISTVEWYLVFTSLAVILSQLPNLNSIAGLSLIGGATAIMYCTMSWVLSVSQQRPAAISYEQVRSTSFGSSLFSTLNALGIIAFAFRGHNLSLEIQATMPSTFKHPAHVPMWRGAKAAYLLIAMCIFPVAIGGYWAYGNMMPQGGILTALYIFHGHDISRGLLAATFLLVVFNCLSSFQIYSMPVFDSFEAFYTGRTNRPCSVWVRSGFRIFYGFISLFIGIALPFLSSLAGLLGGLTLPVTFAYPCFMWICIKKPERFSYSWYVNWGLALLGTAFSLASSVGGVWSIVNTGMKLKFFKPN, from the exons ATGGCCGCAATGGCGGAGGGGGCGGGGGAGCCGGAGCTGGTGTCGATCCCCGTGACGCCACGGGGGTTGTCAACGCCGGAGGGGGTGTCAACGCCGCCGGTCAGGAGGGGAGGAGCGGCGACGAGCGGCGCCGGGACGCCGGTGCGCCGGGTGGTGGAGGGCCTGCGCGGCTACCTGGAGGAGGTGGGCCACCTCACGCGCCTCAACCCGCAGGACGCCTGGCTGCCCATCACCGAGAGCCGCAGCGGCAACGCCAGCTACGCCGCATTCCACTCTCTCAACGCCGGCCTTGGGTTCCAGGCGCTCCTCCTCCCGCTCGCCTTCCCCGCACTCGGATG GAGCTGGGGGATAATATCATTGACTGTTGCCTACTTCTGGCAACTATACACACTCTCCATTCTAGTCAAGCTTCATGAAGCAGTCCCAGGCAGGAGGTACAACAGATATGTGGAGCTTGCACAAGCCGCATTTG GGGAAaaactgggagtgtggctagctctTTTCCCAACTATTTATCTCTCGGCGGGCACTGCAACTGCATTGATTCTTGTTGGAGGGGAGACTATGAAGCTCTTTTACCAAATAGTGTGCGGCCCCCTTTGTACACCGAGCCCTATTTCGACGGTCGAGTGGTACTTGGTATTCACATCCTTAGCAGTCATTCTTTCCCAGCTCCCAAATCTCAACTCGATTGCTGGGCTTTCGCTTATCGGTGGCGCCACAGCGATAATGTACTGCACCATGTCGTGGGTTCTCTCTGTTAGTCAGCAACGGCCGGCAGCAATCTCTTATGAACAAGTGAGATCCACTTCTTTTGGTTCATCGTTGTTCTCTACCTTGAATGCTCTTGGGATAATAGCCTTTGCATTCAGGGGACACAATCTTTCATTAGAAATACAG gcgacgatgccgtcgactttcAAACACCCTGCACATGTGCCTATGTGGCGCGGGGCCAAAGCGGCTTATCTTCTGATTGCAATGTGCATCTTCCCTGTTGCCATTGGGGGTTACTGGGCCTACGGAAACATG ATGCCACAAGGAGGGATCCTGACCGCCCTCTACATCTTCCACGGCCACGACATCTCCCGTGGGCTCCTTGCGGCGACGTTCCTCCTCGTTGTGTTCAACTGCCTTAGCAGCTTCCAGATATACTCCATGCCGGTGTTCGACAGCTTTGAGGCCTTCTACACAGGTCGCACCAACCGGCCCTGCTCGGTCTGGGTCCGGTCTGGATTCAGGATCTTCTACGGGTTCATCTCGCTCTTCATCGGCATCGCTCTGCCGTTCCTCTCCAGCCTCGCCGGCCTTCTGGGCGGCCTAACACTGCCGGTGACGTTTGCCTACCCgtgcttcatgtggatctgtatcAAGAAGCCTGAGAGGTTCAGCTACAGCTGGTACGTGAACTGGGGCCTCGCCCTGCTCGGCACCGCcttcagcttggcctcctctgtgGGTGGTGTCTGGAGCATCGTTAACACTGGGATGAAGCTCAAGTTCTTCAAGCCCAACTAG